In Helicobacter anatolicus, a single genomic region encodes these proteins:
- a CDS encoding CoA-binding protein, whose product MQKIFDTIKNIAIIGLSPNPTKDSYQVALYLQNQGLNIIPIYPKEDFILHKKVYRTYTQAIQENPIDCVVIFRKSEACLNITKEIVQCSLLPKVIWLQLEIINQDAKKLAESKNIIFIQNQCIKIQHQKFYYNVD is encoded by the coding sequence ATGCAAAAAATCTTTGACACTATAAAAAATATCGCTATTATTGGTCTTAGCCCAAACCCTACAAAAGATAGCTATCAAGTTGCACTCTATCTTCAAAATCAAGGCTTAAATATTATCCCTATTTACCCCAAAGAAGATTTTATCTTGCATAAAAAAGTCTATCGTACTTACACACAAGCAATACAAGAAAACCCTATTGACTGTGTAGTAATCTTTCGAAAAAGTGAAGCTTGCTTAAACATTACCAAAGAAATCGTGCAATGCTCTCTACTTCCCAAAGTTATCTGGCTTCAATTAGAAATCATCAATCAAGATGCCAAAAAACTTGCGGAATCTAAAAATATTATTTTTATTCAAAATCAATGCATTAAAATACAGCACCAAAAGTTCTACTACAATGTTGATTAA
- a CDS encoding DMT family transporter: MQSLSFGIFYMFCASFFFAIMNAFVKVLSEDVPPLENLFFRSLFMVFFMSFIFFDKKKFILKKGGWGKLWTRAILGAIAMLALFYNISSISLSIATTFMQSTPLYTLFFAFLFLKEKISLQNIFATCIGFIGILFICNPFGEPMAFINIIMGIISGALSALALITLKTLKEYFSNNFIIFFFGLSTTLIGGVLLLLPDLDLIDNTWHQPKLQEWVLLFSMGLAGTLGQHFLTKAYMSAPAGIIAPIDYTRIIWGIIFGIYLGDAFPNIQTLTGIFLITFSGLLIALPIFIHDLRRLKNAKNL; encoded by the coding sequence ATGCAAAGTCTTTCATTTGGCATTTTTTATATGTTTTGTGCTTCATTTTTCTTTGCCATTATGAATGCTTTTGTTAAAGTTCTTTCAGAAGATGTTCCACCGCTTGAAAATTTATTTTTCAGATCTTTGTTTATGGTGTTTTTTATGAGTTTTATTTTTTTTGATAAAAAAAAATTTATTTTAAAAAAAGGGGGGTGGGGGAAACTTTGGACACGCGCCATTTTAGGTGCTATTGCAATGCTTGCGCTTTTTTATAACATCTCTAGTATTTCTTTAAGTATTGCAACAACTTTTATGCAAAGCACACCTCTTTATACTTTATTTTTTGCTTTTTTATTTCTCAAAGAAAAAATTAGTCTGCAAAATATTTTTGCCACTTGTATCGGCTTTATAGGTATTCTTTTTATTTGCAATCCTTTTGGGGAACCTATGGCATTTATAAATATTATTATGGGGATTATTAGCGGCGCACTCTCTGCATTAGCACTTATCACTCTCAAAACACTAAAAGAATATTTTAGTAACAATTTTATTATCTTTTTTTTCGGACTTAGCACAACACTAATTGGTGGGGTCTTGCTACTTCTACCTGATCTAGACCTTATTGATAACACTTGGCATCAACCCAAACTACAAGAATGGGTTTTGCTTTTTTCTATGGGATTAGCTGGTACATTGGGTCAACATTTTCTCACAAAGGCCTATATGAGTGCCCCTGCAGGAATTATTGCCCCCATTGATTACACAAGAATTATATGGGGGATTATTTTTGGTATCTATTTAGGAGATGCATTTCCAAACATACAAACCCTAACAGGAATTTTTCTAATTACTTTTTCAGGATTATTGATTGCTCTACCAATTTTTATTCATGACCTTAGAAGGCTTAAAAATGCAAAAAATCTTTGA
- the hisH gene encoding imidazole glycerol phosphate synthase subunit HisH has protein sequence MKVGIIDYGAGNMGSVIQAFGAIGVEVERIKDSESMAKCDKLILPGVGAFGDAIFKLRSKNMDLGILEFIKSGKYFLGICVGMQLLFERGFEFGEHRGLGVFSGDVVRFDSQNLGPLKIPHTGWNLCRCNKEHKKFFAGLKEEFYLYFVHSYYAKAKEEDLLAICDYGHVFPAIVNKENVFAVQPHPEKSDKHGLRLLQNFINL, from the coding sequence ATGAAAGTTGGCATTATTGATTATGGTGCAGGAAATATGGGTAGTGTGATTCAGGCATTTGGAGCGATTGGAGTGGAAGTAGAGAGAATTAAAGATAGCGAATCAATGGCAAAATGTGATAAGTTAATTTTGCCAGGCGTGGGAGCATTTGGTGATGCAATTTTTAAGTTGCGATCTAAAAATATGGATTTAGGAATCTTGGAGTTTATTAAAAGTGGTAAATATTTTTTAGGTATTTGTGTGGGCATGCAACTACTTTTTGAAAGAGGGTTTGAATTTGGTGAACATAGGGGACTCGGTGTATTTAGTGGAGATGTTGTTCGTTTTGATTCTCAAAATCTTGGTCCATTAAAAATTCCGCATACAGGTTGGAATCTCTGTAGATGCAATAAAGAGCACAAAAAGTTTTTTGCAGGATTAAAGGAAGAGTTTTATTTGTATTTTGTGCATAGTTATTATGCAAAGGCAAAAGAAGAAGATCTTCTTGCAATTTGTGATTATGGACATGTTTTTCCCGCTATTGTGAATAAAGAAAATGTTTTTGCTGTCCAACCTCATCCGGAAAAATCAGATAAGCATGGCTTAAGGCTTTTGCAAAATTTTATCAATCTTTAA
- the yedF gene encoding sulfurtransferase-like selenium metabolism protein YedF, whose product MKNYEITYHLNLLGEPCPYPAIKGIEAMQQLKKGEILQIISDCPQSIHAIPNDAKNYGYDILEIIQNNVEIHYIIQKNF is encoded by the coding sequence ATGAAAAATTATGAAATCACCTATCATCTCAATCTTTTAGGAGAACCTTGCCCATATCCTGCTATCAAAGGAATTGAAGCAATGCAGCAACTCAAAAAAGGTGAGATTTTACAAATTATTAGCGATTGTCCCCAAAGCATTCATGCTATCCCTAATGATGCGAAAAATTATGGTTATGATATTTTAGAAATCATTCAAAATAATGTAGAAATCCACTATATTATTCAAAAGAATTTCTAA
- the yedE gene encoding selenium metabolism membrane protein YedE/FdhT, giving the protein MWQFFKNKYLTRFWDPIPSILFIGLLSAYYFGITGSAWAVTGEFTRWGGEILELFGINTKEWEYFKIISLEGNIFTRKDGVMIIGMFLGALIASLFANNFKIRFPQNKTRILQALIGGAIAGFGARLGMGCNLASFFTGIPQFSLHAWFFTIMSVIGVYVGTKIIKMPFLQSHATLQKGSFEIKKPKNYEKIFFILGVIVLIFSLIYIITLMKNDSFNPLSTLGIATLFGLIFGFVIARAQICFTSAFRDLFLTGRGKIAKAIVAGMLISTLGVFAFIILGIPPKIIWAGPNVIIGGFLFGLGIVVAGGCECGWMYRAMEGQMHYVLVGIGNLIGSVILAYTWPFYSKILATNFPKINLLESFGNYGGLLVNYLLLLLFLALIFIIEKNVKNKILKEIA; this is encoded by the coding sequence ATGTGGCAATTTTTTAAAAATAAATACCTCACCCGATTTTGGGACCCTATACCCTCTATTTTATTTATAGGCTTATTGTCAGCGTATTATTTTGGTATTACAGGATCTGCATGGGCAGTAACAGGCGAATTTACCCGATGGGGTGGAGAAATTTTAGAACTTTTTGGAATCAATACCAAAGAGTGGGAGTATTTTAAAATCATTAGTCTTGAAGGCAATATTTTTACACGCAAAGACGGGGTAATGATTATTGGTATGTTTTTGGGTGCGCTCATCGCATCTCTTTTTGCTAACAATTTTAAAATACGCTTCCCGCAAAACAAAACTAGAATCTTACAAGCTCTTATTGGTGGGGCTATCGCTGGTTTTGGAGCAAGACTTGGAATGGGATGCAATCTTGCAAGTTTTTTTACAGGTATCCCGCAATTTAGTCTTCATGCATGGTTTTTTACCATTATGAGTGTTATTGGTGTATATGTAGGGACAAAAATTATCAAAATGCCTTTTTTACAATCTCACGCAACATTACAAAAAGGATCTTTTGAGATTAAAAAGCCAAAAAATTATGAAAAAATATTTTTTATTTTAGGTGTGATAGTGTTGATTTTTAGCCTAATTTACATTATTACACTTATGAAAAATGACAGCTTCAACCCGCTCTCTACACTAGGCATTGCAACCCTGTTTGGCCTTATTTTTGGATTTGTAATTGCTAGAGCACAAATTTGTTTTACTTCAGCTTTTCGAGATTTATTTTTAACCGGAAGAGGTAAAATTGCAAAAGCCATTGTCGCTGGAATGTTGATTTCCACACTAGGAGTTTTTGCATTTATCATACTAGGAATCCCACCAAAAATTATCTGGGCAGGACCAAATGTAATTATTGGCGGATTCTTATTTGGATTAGGAATTGTTGTTGCAGGAGGATGCGAATGCGGATGGATGTATCGGGCAATGGAAGGGCAAATGCATTATGTACTTGTAGGAATTGGCAATCTTATTGGTTCTGTAATTCTTGCATACACTTGGCCTTTTTATTCCAAAATACTGGCAACAAACTTCCCAAAAATCAATCTTTTAGAAAGTTTTGGAAACTATGGTGGATTATTGGTAAATTATTTATTATTACTCTTATTTTTAGCACTAATTTTTATTATAGAAAAAAATGTAAAAAACAAAATCTTAAAGGAAATCGCATGA
- a CDS encoding replication-associated recombination protein A gives MRNIAEALRPKTLEDFIGQEHLFFQNSPLISALQKNQFPHSFLYGPPGTGKTTLAKLIATSLNRPFIQQNGVDFKLENLRTQLKQYENTLTKPVIFIDEVHRLSKTQQEFLLPIMESYQAIILGASTQNPYYTLTNAIRSRSVLLELFTLKNSHLKTILDKALKIYPTNITPEAKEYLIESSNGDARAMLHLFDIASQSQKITLPILKQLRPFHMSEGSYEKDTHYNLTSAMIKSIRGSDIDAGIYYLACLINNGESPDFIARRLVILASEDIGNANPNALNIATSTLLAVSKIGYPEARIILSQCVIYLASSPKSNTAYEAINSALEYVKNHPNSIPTHILPKNKNYLYPHDFGGWVQQTYLTKPLNFVKKTTKGFEKTLQEWLEKITSKKNG, from the coding sequence ATGCGCAACATTGCAGAAGCTCTTCGCCCAAAAACTCTTGAGGATTTCATAGGACAAGAGCATTTATTTTTTCAAAACTCCCCTCTAATTTCGGCATTGCAAAAAAATCAATTTCCACATAGTTTTTTATATGGTCCTCCAGGGACAGGAAAAACCACATTAGCAAAATTAATTGCTACAAGTCTTAATAGACCTTTTATTCAACAAAATGGTGTAGACTTTAAGCTAGAAAACTTACGTACCCAACTCAAACAATATGAAAATACACTCACAAAACCTGTAATTTTTATCGACGAGGTACATCGCCTAAGTAAAACTCAGCAAGAATTTTTATTGCCTATTATGGAAAGTTATCAAGCAATTATTTTAGGTGCTAGCACCCAAAATCCCTACTATACTCTTACAAATGCTATTCGCTCTAGAAGTGTATTGCTAGAACTTTTTACACTTAAAAACTCTCATTTAAAAACAATCCTAGATAAAGCACTAAAAATCTATCCCACAAATATTACTCCTGAAGCAAAAGAATACCTCATAGAATCTAGCAATGGCGACGCTAGAGCCATGTTACATTTATTTGACATCGCCTCACAATCTCAAAAAATCACTCTTCCAATATTAAAACAACTCCGCCCCTTCCACATGAGTGAGGGAAGCTATGAAAAGGACACACATTATAATCTAACCTCTGCAATGATCAAATCTATCCGCGGGAGTGATATAGATGCAGGAATTTATTATCTTGCATGCCTAATTAATAATGGCGAAAGTCCAGATTTTATTGCAAGAAGACTTGTGATTCTTGCAAGCGAAGATATTGGAAATGCTAATCCAAATGCCCTAAATATCGCCACATCAACCCTTTTGGCAGTTTCTAAAATTGGTTACCCTGAAGCAAGAATTATTCTTTCTCAATGTGTAATCTATCTTGCAAGCTCACCCAAATCAAACACTGCATATGAGGCCATTAATTCTGCACTTGAATATGTCAAAAATCATCCAAACTCCATCCCTACACACATTCTTCCAAAAAATAAAAATTATCTCTATCCTCATGATTTTGGCGGATGGGTACAACAAACTTATCTCACCAAACCTCTAAATTTTGTTAAAAAAACCACAAAAGGTTTTGAAAAAACACTACAAGAGTGGTTAGAAAAAATCACTTCCAAAAAAAATGGATAA
- a CDS encoding heat shock protein transcriptional repressor HspR: MHYSYDEPVYLISVVAKILEIHPQTLRQYEKEGLIEPGRTDGKIRLYSRRDIDKIKTILRLTRDMGVNLAGVDIILRLKEKLDELDKLNFELYSKLNKKTQNNDLTIKKNSYDVIIFSKK; the protein is encoded by the coding sequence ATGCATTATAGTTATGATGAGCCCGTTTATTTAATCAGCGTCGTTGCCAAAATCCTAGAAATCCATCCTCAAACCTTAAGACAGTATGAAAAAGAAGGGTTAATTGAACCAGGACGCACAGATGGAAAAATCCGTCTTTATTCCCGAAGAGATATTGACAAAATCAAAACTATTTTGCGTCTTACAAGAGATATGGGTGTAAATTTAGCAGGCGTAGATATCATCTTGCGCCTCAAAGAAAAACTTGATGAATTAGACAAGCTCAATTTTGAACTCTATTCCAAACTCAATAAAAAAACACAAAATAATGACCTCACTATCAAAAAAAACTCTTATGATGTCATTATTTTTTCTAAAAAATAA
- a CDS encoding DnaJ C-terminal domain-containing protein, whose amino-acid sequence MKKSLYKTLEVSENASAEDIKKSYRKLARKYHPDINKEKDAEEKFKEINAAYEILSDPNKRAQYDKFGDKMFGGQDFGDFARQQGNVNIEDILASIFGGQGGFNNGFTQGNPFGSFGGFGSFGGFDPTELDLHCKLSISLQTAVLGGKQQVNLENNTFTIKIPAGIREGDKLRAEGKGKSYQNLKGSAIFTIHIQEDPLYTLENDDLIMRCEIPFKIALFGGIIEVKTLHKDIKLKVPQDTKNGQKFRLKELGIKNRKTGKIGDLYLKSHIIMPKLQDLSPELQQKLQEELN is encoded by the coding sequence ATGAAAAAAAGCCTTTACAAAACTCTTGAAGTTAGCGAAAATGCTAGCGCTGAGGACATTAAAAAATCCTACAGAAAATTAGCTAGAAAATATCACCCAGATATCAACAAAGAAAAAGATGCGGAAGAAAAATTCAAAGAAATCAATGCGGCCTATGAAATTTTAAGCGACCCTAACAAGCGTGCACAATATGATAAATTTGGCGATAAAATGTTTGGCGGGCAGGATTTTGGAGATTTTGCACGTCAGCAAGGAAATGTCAATATAGAAGATATTCTAGCCAGTATTTTTGGTGGACAAGGTGGTTTTAATAATGGCTTTACACAGGGCAATCCTTTTGGTAGTTTTGGAGGTTTTGGAAGTTTTGGAGGTTTTGATCCTACAGAACTTGATTTACATTGCAAGCTATCTATCTCTCTACAAACCGCAGTTCTTGGAGGTAAACAACAAGTAAATCTTGAAAACAACACCTTTACAATCAAAATTCCTGCAGGAATTCGTGAGGGCGATAAACTCCGTGCAGAAGGAAAAGGCAAGAGCTATCAGAACCTTAAAGGGAGTGCAATTTTTACTATTCATATCCAAGAAGATCCTCTCTATACACTAGAGAATGATGATTTAATTATGCGATGTGAGATACCCTTTAAGATTGCATTATTTGGAGGTATAATAGAAGTAAAAACCCTTCATAAAGATATTAAACTCAAAGTACCGCAAGATACAAAAAATGGTCAAAAATTCCGTCTTAAAGAGCTTGGAATTAAAAATAGAAAAACAGGAAAGATTGGGGATTTATATCTCAAATCACATATCATTATGCCAAAACTTCAAGATCTCTCTCCTGAATTACAACAAAAATTACAAGAAGAATTAAACTAA
- a CDS encoding outer membrane family protein, whose amino-acid sequence MSKIKKIVVLILLFFAKLSAEIESARTIEEAFKGGKIGGHVGLFAQQSLNKEPGFLDINSSFAYSTLRYKGYKIGTEFWLNAKLFEAKPGDFSRNKDIFVITNLYADFYNQYEKFGIRAGRYQIDEEWITHNAEGFSVDYDGIENVSLNFSWVFRNAYTENYYTSGFRRMYRVIGAMLLRGSIQLPQFPISITPYMYFAPGVFFSPAVKANMNLPLPKDVFLKSNMHFLTYVQDKGYYGSDAGTGVLFMLDTSASWYGIEGGVGFSITSEKGASLIDAFGQHTAFERPVGMFYGGAITAYSFLKYSLPYLDVYGAIRETFLENKNIFNWEVRISGTPLKNISGLELGFSAIGLDNPTSAVDYFGGSEYILFRGYVQYKF is encoded by the coding sequence ATGTCAAAAATAAAAAAGATTGTTGTTTTAATACTCTTGTTTTTTGCAAAACTTTCTGCTGAAATTGAAAGTGCAAGGACTATTGAAGAGGCATTTAAAGGGGGAAAAATCGGTGGTCATGTTGGATTGTTTGCTCAGCAGTCTTTGAATAAGGAACCTGGCTTTTTGGATATTAACTCTTCTTTTGCATATAGCACTTTGCGTTATAAGGGCTATAAAATTGGTACAGAATTTTGGCTTAATGCAAAGCTTTTTGAAGCAAAACCAGGGGATTTTTCACGAAATAAAGATATTTTTGTAATTACAAATCTTTATGCAGATTTTTATAATCAATATGAAAAATTTGGAATCCGTGCTGGTCGTTATCAGATTGATGAGGAGTGGATCACACATAATGCAGAAGGTTTTAGTGTTGATTATGATGGCATTGAAAATGTGTCCTTGAATTTTTCTTGGGTATTTCGTAATGCTTATACAGAAAATTATTATACAAGTGGTTTTAGAAGGATGTATCGTGTGATTGGGGCAATGTTGCTTCGAGGCTCTATACAACTGCCACAATTTCCTATTAGTATTACACCTTATATGTATTTCGCTCCTGGAGTATTTTTTTCCCCTGCAGTGAAGGCAAATATGAATTTGCCGCTCCCAAAAGATGTATTCTTAAAATCAAATATGCATTTTTTGACCTATGTGCAAGATAAGGGCTATTATGGTTCTGATGCAGGGACTGGGGTGTTATTTATGTTAGATACCTCTGCGAGTTGGTATGGCATAGAAGGAGGGGTTGGGTTTTCAATTACAAGTGAAAAAGGTGCTTCTTTGATTGATGCATTTGGGCAGCATACTGCGTTTGAAAGACCTGTGGGAATGTTTTATGGTGGAGCAATTACTGCCTATTCTTTTTTGAAGTATAGTCTTCCGTATTTAGATGTTTATGGTGCAATTAGGGAGACATTTTTAGAGAATAAAAATATTTTTAACTGGGAGGTAAGAATAAGTGGAACACCTTTAAAAAATATTTCAGGATTAGAGCTTGGATTTTCTGCAATTGGGTTAGATAATCCTACAAGTGCAGTGGATTATTTTGGAGGGAGTGAATATATTTTATTTAGGGGTTATGTGCAATATAAATTCTAA
- the ispG gene encoding flavodoxin-dependent (E)-4-hydroxy-3-methylbut-2-enyl-diphosphate synthase produces the protein MNPRYKTKQIQIGNVKIGGDAPISVQSMTFSKTADIKATKEQIDRLHLAGADIVRVAVSDEKDAKALRELKKISTLPIVADIHFRYKFALIAAESVDGIRINPGNIGNKERIQAVAKACEQRNIPIRIGVNGGSLEKQFEIKYGATPKGMVESALYNIKLLEDFGFNSIKVSLKASDVERTIEAYKMLRPLVDYPFHLGVTEAGTLFHSMIKSSMALGNLLLDGIGDTMRISITGELEEEIRVAKAILQYSGRQKEGITIVSCPTCGRIEANLVAMVKEVEKRIAHIKTPLQVSVMGCAVNAIGEAKHADIAIAFGNKSGLIIKQGEILCKLPESQLLEAFITEVEKVAKEKEQNT, from the coding sequence ATGAATCCTCGCTATAAAACCAAACAAATACAAATTGGTAATGTAAAAATTGGCGGTGATGCCCCAATTAGTGTACAAAGCATGACTTTTAGCAAAACTGCGGATATCAAAGCTACAAAAGAGCAAATTGATCGCCTACATTTAGCAGGAGCAGATATTGTTCGTGTGGCAGTGAGTGATGAAAAAGATGCAAAAGCATTAAGAGAACTCAAAAAAATTTCCACACTTCCTATAGTGGCAGATATTCATTTTCGTTACAAATTTGCACTTATTGCAGCAGAAAGTGTAGATGGAATCAGGATAAATCCCGGAAATATTGGAAATAAAGAACGCATTCAGGCAGTAGCAAAAGCCTGCGAACAAAGAAATATTCCTATTAGGATTGGAGTAAATGGCGGAAGTTTAGAAAAGCAATTTGAAATCAAATATGGTGCCACACCAAAGGGAATGGTAGAATCTGCACTTTACAACATTAAGCTTTTAGAAGATTTTGGCTTTAATTCCATCAAAGTATCTTTAAAAGCTAGTGATGTAGAACGCACTATAGAGGCTTACAAAATGCTAAGACCTCTCGTAGACTACCCCTTTCATCTTGGCGTTACAGAAGCTGGGACACTTTTTCATTCTATGATTAAAAGTTCAATGGCATTAGGAAACCTTCTGCTTGATGGCATTGGTGATACAATGCGTATTTCTATCACAGGAGAGCTAGAAGAAGAAATTAGAGTTGCCAAAGCTATTCTCCAATATAGTGGAAGACAAAAAGAAGGAATTACTATTGTCTCTTGCCCTACATGTGGAAGAATTGAAGCCAATTTAGTTGCTATGGTCAAAGAAGTTGAAAAAAGAATCGCACATATCAAAACACCTTTACAAGTAAGCGTAATGGGTTGTGCTGTGAATGCAATTGGCGAAGCAAAACACGCTGATATCGCTATTGCATTTGGTAACAAAAGTGGTCTTATCATTAAACAAGGGGAAATTTTATGTAAACTTCCAGAATCTCAATTGCTTGAAGCCTTTATTACTGAAGTAGAAAAAGTAGCTAAAGAAAAGGAACAAAATACTTAA
- a CDS encoding WD40 repeat domain-containing protein, with the protein MSYQKYNFKLLHTILSIGFSEDFLVFVDTHYGVYLYAPAIKKIVFGKRVLQRSIKHHIYSKAVACSKNGDLLIAGANSKVCGLFAVQNQELKKKQSIQWHKADISSMVFSQDSKLFATGGEDGKIFVYTTFDAKFFAILPAQAEYISCMNFDGKSRYLAFATFENKIFLFDLLSHNITAEFDTRSVAESLNFFDNDGKIIYVCKNGEIGVIDLLNKKQRIKGVLNIWLQHCLVHPNEKYAYITGRSNKLIIYKIENNSIFMELDLAENGVSFMQFVGDLLCICFVSGNVVFLDQKHCYDEFKILLESKNYEEAKNFAETNNVFLKLEELYYSVRLENWQDVLKDILNLFLNNQADSALDIATPYLEDWDLEKEFRYYFDEKEVVAEFLLMIKREQYAQAYAMANKKRGLRNLRLFQELENYFSCIFEASKKMLEEDANHATRVKKILEPFMEVNEKKDMIIFLLNNFLQYQYIEKAFRDKDYEECFKLAQKFPFLQKSKAYYGAMQICSNLLYQLKEKSHTHSFDSLQKSIEFLDKIPFFQDEVRALSNFLLKQEDLKKSFHAKKMHDCYTLLKQNPDLYSSDIYFELESHVLQALKNALDFAKQGETSRVYEILGQFIALDVWKGRVESIFQISYFYEIKYGDTHEAVNWYETIKKYINFFGKTSEFKVLCDSRGLQEVFDEILEIKDKNVEFLPTILVKE; encoded by the coding sequence ATGTCTTATCAAAAGTATAATTTTAAGTTATTGCATACAATTTTAAGTATTGGTTTTAGTGAAGATTTTTTAGTTTTTGTGGATACGCACTATGGAGTATATCTTTATGCGCCTGCTATAAAAAAGATTGTCTTTGGCAAGAGGGTTTTGCAACGATCTATTAAACATCATATTTATTCTAAGGCAGTGGCTTGTTCAAAAAATGGAGATCTTTTGATTGCTGGGGCAAATTCTAAAGTATGCGGACTTTTTGCTGTGCAAAATCAAGAACTCAAAAAAAAGCAAAGTATCCAGTGGCACAAGGCAGATATTAGCAGTATGGTTTTTTCACAAGATTCTAAATTGTTTGCCACAGGCGGAGAAGATGGAAAAATTTTTGTATATACAACCTTTGATGCAAAGTTTTTTGCAATTTTACCTGCCCAAGCAGAATATATTTCTTGTATGAATTTTGATGGAAAAAGTCGTTATTTAGCATTTGCAACTTTTGAAAATAAAATTTTTCTTTTTGATCTTTTGTCTCATAATATTACAGCAGAATTTGATACTCGTAGCGTTGCAGAATCTTTGAATTTTTTTGATAATGATGGAAAGATTATTTATGTATGTAAAAATGGGGAAATTGGTGTTATTGACTTGCTAAATAAAAAGCAAAGAATAAAAGGAGTGCTCAATATTTGGTTGCAACACTGTTTGGTACATCCTAATGAGAAATATGCCTATATCACAGGAAGAAGTAATAAGCTTATTATTTATAAAATTGAAAATAATAGTATTTTTATGGAACTTGATTTAGCAGAAAATGGCGTGAGTTTTATGCAGTTTGTGGGAGATTTATTGTGCATTTGTTTTGTAAGTGGCAATGTAGTATTTTTGGATCAGAAGCATTGTTATGATGAGTTTAAGATTTTATTAGAATCTAAAAATTATGAAGAAGCCAAAAATTTTGCAGAGACAAATAATGTTTTTTTAAAATTAGAGGAACTTTATTATTCTGTACGTTTGGAGAATTGGCAGGATGTGTTGAAAGATATTCTGAATCTTTTTCTTAATAATCAAGCTGATAGTGCTTTAGATATTGCCACACCTTATTTAGAAGATTGGGACTTAGAAAAAGAATTTCGTTATTATTTTGATGAAAAGGAAGTGGTAGCAGAATTTTTATTAATGATCAAAAGAGAGCAATATGCTCAAGCTTATGCAATGGCAAATAAAAAACGAGGGTTAAGAAATTTGCGATTGTTTCAAGAATTAGAAAATTATTTTTCTTGCATCTTTGAAGCAAGTAAAAAAATGTTAGAAGAAGATGCTAATCATGCTACAAGGGTAAAAAAAATCTTAGAACCTTTTATGGAAGTGAATGAAAAAAAAGATATGATTATTTTCTTGCTCAATAATTTTTTACAATACCAATATATTGAAAAGGCATTTAGAGATAAGGATTATGAGGAATGTTTTAAGCTTGCACAGAAATTTCCCTTTTTACAAAAAAGTAAGGCCTATTATGGTGCAATGCAAATTTGTAGCAATTTACTTTACCAACTTAAAGAAAAATCTCATACACATAGTTTTGATTCTCTACAAAAAAGTATTGAATTTTTAGATAAAATACCATTTTTTCAAGACGAAGTTCGTGCTTTAAGCAATTTTTTATTAAAGCAAGAAGATTTGAAAAAGAGTTTTCATGCAAAGAAAATGCATGATTGTTATACACTTTTAAAGCAAAATCCAGATTTATATTCCTCAGATATATATTTTGAGCTAGAGAGTCATGTATTACAGGCTTTAAAAAATGCCTTAGATTTTGCAAAACAAGGTGAAACATCACGTGTTTATGAAATTTTAGGGCAATTTATTGCCTTGGATGTATGGAAGGGGCGTGTAGAATCTATTTTTCAAATTTCATATTTTTATGAAATTAAATATGGGGATACACATGAGGCAGTAAATTGGTATGAAACGATTAAAAAATATATTAATTTTTTTGGGAAAACAAGTGAGTTTAAAGTGTTATGTGATTCTAGGGGATTGCAAGAAGTTTTTGATGAAATTTTAGAAATTAAAGATAAGAATGTGGAATTTTTACCTACAATTTTAGTGAAGGAATAA